The genomic region AGAGAGCTCTTTGCACGGGTGTCATGACCGAACCACCTTTaactttcttttcttcacagttGTCAATAATGTGTCATATGGCCCTATAAGTTCAGTAACCAGATCCCCTACCCTCACATTGCTGGGTAGACCAATGGATTTGTAACAGTAGCCGATAACAGTTTATTTCAAATGCGTTTCTCAATTTTAGCATTCAGCGTCCATGATTCGGCTGCGTTCAGAAACACGGATAGGACAAGACAGTGTGCGAAGCAAACAGAGTTTGTCGCTGTTGAGATGGTGCGGTCACGCCAAATTTACTTGAGTCTTGCGAACGCTTCTGTTGCTTTCGCAATCCTAGCATTGACCGCCTTTGTTGAGCTACCTTCCTCGGTTTGTATTTACCACAAGTAGGTGAAATTCTCCACCTGTTCGAGGTGAGTACCTCGCAAACAGACTTCAACGGTTTCCTTCTTTCCAGATACCATGTTCTTGGTTTTTTCTCCATGCGGTATCTGCCGCTCGTGTGATCCAGCTATATGTTGCCTGATTGTTCTGGTCTTCTGTTGAGCCGTTAAATAGGTCGATGTCGTCCGCGAAGCGGAGATCGCTTCTCACCCTCCCTGAGACTTTCATGGTGgactgatggtcaatttcagACATGATATTCTCCAGGAAGATGTTGCACAGGGTAGGTAGTGTATTAAGCAGCCCTGCCGCACTCCGACTGATGTGGGAAACATTCGCTGAACTCCTCTCCTGTCTTAACCATGCTAGTTGATGCCCTGTACAATGCTCTAATAGAGTTATTAATGCCCCCGTTTATGTTGAACCACCGCATAACTGCCCAAAGGCCCTCTTGCCATATACAGTCAAAACATAGTCTACGAAGGTGTGTAAATTTGATGCTAAGTTGCACTTGGAAAAACAGCTGGTGATGTAGACAATACCACGAACTATAGGTTCCAGTGCCTGCTGTGCGGCTACGGGATCAGGTGACAGGACAGGCTTTGCTTGACTTGATAATTGCAGGGCCATTCAAATAAGGAGTCGGGCTACTAGGGAGCGCATGGATTCAGCATCTAAGCCACCGCCTGTTCCGAAAGACGCGCGCTGGGACAAAGCTCTCGTGGGTCACGCGTTGGTCGatccaagccaattccgcacaactggaacTTAAACAGTTCTTCGATCAGCTGCATGGACATAGCCATTACAAAcgcccgttttaaagcaaaagcCAGCTTGAAATTCTctgatttctataaaacaaTTCAGATAcagtgtcaaagacaacattgatatgaaaagcgatatgcTTTGTTTttacttttcgacagttttgaggagtAGTGATGGCActgatttgagaataattttcgaatTGCGCGTTTTTCTACCCTACATCATCACACATTTTTGTGATTAGCAGTtaagtatgttgtcggtgcttaatggACCATCTGAGGGTGTAATAGAATTCCATTTGTTGTCGTCTgatgggatattcatatctaATCAATTTTGATCGACTACAACGAGatttatagcaggtttaatgtcgcgttcgcggtaaaagaacgaaaaatatatgaaaataatGCAAAATGTCTCCATTTTTGTGATTGATGAGTGATCGGTAGTTCGCGACACctggcaaattaaaaaacaacaaaaacaattatTTGATTGAACAATGCCCAGCATCATCTCAATCTTCATAACATCAGGGTGATTCCGACAGACTGACCATCCGACTTGCCGAGGTCGATCAGACAACATCTCATTTCGCTGCAGTATACTATATACAGTCTCCCCTTAGGTAAGTTATCAAAAACTTGGTCGGCTGCGGTGCTGTTTTCCATGCTTTGTGCAGCCATGACAGGAGCCAGTCATCCCCAGGTAGGTTACTGAAAACTTTGCTCTTTCCTCCCCTCGTTCAGCTACGAGAGAAGTCAGTCTTCCCCAAGGTAGGTGACTGAAAACTTGGCTGATTCCTCCCTTCCTGCATCTACGACAGGAGCAAGTCTCCCCAAGGTAGGTTACTGAAAACTTGGCTGTTTCCTCCCTCCCTGCATCTACGACAGGAGTCAGTCTTCCCCAAGGTAGGTGACTGAAAACTTGGCTGATTCCTCCCTTCCTGCATCTACGACAGGAGCAAGTCTCCCCAAGGTGGGTTACTGACAACTTGGCTGTTTCCTCCCTCCCTGCATCTACGACAGGAGTCAGTCTTCCCCAAGGTAGGTTACTGAAAACTTGGCTCTTTCCTCCCCTCGTTCAGCTACGAGAGAAGTCAGTCTTCCCCAAGGTAGGTGACTGAAAACTTGGCTTTTTCCTCCCTTCCTGCATCTATGACAGGAGCCAGTCTTCCCCAAGGTAGGTTACTGAAAACTTGGCTGTTTCCTCCCCTCGTTTAGCTACGAGAGAAGTCAGTCTTCCCCAAGGTAGGTGACCGAAAACTTGGCTGTTTCCTTCCCTTGTGCAGCTACGACGGGAACCAGTCTCCTTCAATGCATTACATGTAGTAGTGAAGAATGACATGCAAAGAAATCAACATTAACCCTATAGACGCCGTATCGCCCAAACCAGCCCAAGCATGCATCAAACCGCATCGCCCAAACTCGCGTACTAAGCGGCCCCTGAGGGACAAATTAACGACGATTACAACTATTCAACCTCGATTCTAGATAGTAGGCATCCTAATCTTCAAGATCCATGACCGTTGTGCATAGTTTGCTGTGGAACGATTGTGtgtattttcaaggtcaagttATTGGTTTTTTGGTGACGAGGTCGGCCTGGCTGGCATTCTATTGTGCGTGTATATGGATTGAATAGCGGCCAGTGTACAATGGCGAGGCGTCTTTTGTCTGTCGAGGAAGTGTTTGCGGGACTTGAGGATGCCGATTCGGGCTATGACAATGATCTTCAAGGGGATAATGATTTTTTGGCGTGGTCCGGGTAGGGAGGGGTTAATTTTCGTACTTTTGGCGTCTGGCGTCTAAAGGGTTAAACATGAGCCTATTTTATATCGTTCCAGTTCAATCCAAGCAAACAATGAACATTCAGTGTGTTCTCGCCACTATTTTTCTGGTTGGTGTATCTCTCGCCAACGAGGACGTTCCCGAGGGCGTTCTCGAGGGCGTTGACAACCCAGGTAGGAATTTGTACGCAGTTACTATTAACATTCTTCTCTAGAAACCGTAACTAGAAAATCTTCCGCACATATCACTTAGGAATACCTAATGTAGATTGTCTGAGTAGCAAATGTAGGCCTGTGCGACGTTTTTAGAGGCCAGCTCTTGCTATTTACAACTTGAGCGTCAATGGGCAATTGTTTCTGTTGCAGTCTTCGATTCCCAAAACGTGGACACTAATGTTGCAGCACAAGACATGAATTACCCTGCCCAAAGCTTATTCAAATTATATTTCTATGTGATATATATCGAGTAAATGATTAACTGGTGCTTTTGGGATGAGACATGTATCTAGCACTGAACCAGCACCTGTACGAGTTTGGACATGTTATGCAGAGTTTCTGAAACTGGGTGCACTGTTCAATAGATTGGTATAAGAATGAAAACATTATCGTAATGACTGCGGCGTATGTGTTCGCTGGATTGGAGTGTGTGTGTCGGCCGGGTGATCAATGGTTGCACTGTcatgttttgtgtgtttttcctgttttggaaaaaatctaaatatttctAAAATGAGCAGACTAAACTACATTAATTTTTTTCGCATCTTTCTCGAGCATTGGCTATGGTGCTTCACGTGAAAACCGGTATTTTTGGATTTATCTTTAAGAAAGTTATGTCAAATCACGGTTTTTAGTCGTTTGGTTTGAAATCTTTAGTTTGGGGTATAGCCTCAAGTGCTCAGAGCCAATCCTACGCTAATTACTGACTTGTATTCATTAAAAGGCGTTCGTACAGAAAGAGGAGATCACGGCCTTTACATTGGTGTACTGCTTCAATTGGTCGTTTTTTGAAAAGCGCCTTCAAAACGCATTCTTAAATGGGTGTCATTTGCAATTGAGAGAACTTCCTGACGCCATGAACTTTCGGGAAAGCTGTTTAGCGTGTCCTTAGGATTGTCGTATTTGATTCTCTTCCAGACGTTCCCACGTGTACAATAGAGCAATGTATAAAGAGTTCTCCAAACATCACGTGTCCACTCGTGAATGATGGTATGtagttctaaaacaccttggttaatatgttttatttttctaatggATGAATTATTACCCTCGTTTTTACCACAAATGTTTCCGTTAGTCAAATTATCCCTTGGATTGGTAATAAATGTGTAGAAAGCAGACTCAGACGGCGTTTTAGGAACGAAACTGGTACACCTTCTGCTTTCTGTTGATAAGTCAGAGCTTTTGGAAGAGGGAGTAATCATTTCAACCCTGTTTGTGTGTGAGGAGGGCTCGACAAGATGGTCAACGAATGGACAAAAGGTAACTTCAGTCAAAAAATTGATCAGCGAAAGGGTAAATGAGCGCGAATTTACAATGTTTAAATATGCGTCCCTTACTTCGCTGTTAGAAGAATTCAGGCCTGCCCAATaaacggtctattgtcttcaaacaaagcccgctcacacCGAAGCCTAAATTCACACCGTTCTTCATTCTTATCAAAGAGTTACTAGGCCTAATCCTGATCCACTCGACCCCCAAGCAACAGCATGTGGCAATTGGCAAATAAACCTAAATCTTCGCTCTTTTTAATTGTCCTACCCTGTTCACTGAGGCCAAGATCCCAAGACCGATTTGTAAGCAGTAGATTTCCCGAAAGGCTACTGACCCGTCTGATCTTCTCAAACGAAAATTAGACGGATGTAGTGGACTCTCTGCACTCATCATATAATGCCGTCACAAAACATTTGGCGGTCTATTTTTGAAAATCTATTCCCCTCGCGATTTGGTACCGTTGTCGCGTTCGTCGGTGTTCGACATTTCGAAAACATCATTAGTTGAATCAGAATACAGTGAGTTCAATACGATCATAGAATCTGTTGGTGTCAATGACCTGATGACAATTGCGTGTTTGATTTCTGTCACCCTatgcatgcttcccgaaattggtggcttgcattggaactaactttttcccccttgtccgtcattaaaggcattcaagtgtgttggtcaaccatgactatctcctttgtccctccacgaTAAGGCCttgtttccccttatgacatcactatttcggacactcagcgccccatttctggaaaggtgtataggtgCGCTGTTTTATTTCAGCCGACATTGACAAAGCCACTGATTTTTTCATCGAATGCAGAGGTAAGAATAATTACATTGTATAACCTGACATGCCTCCAGGCTGTTCTTAAGTTAATCGAAAATGTGCTTCAAACGTGTTTTAAAATAAGGAGTGCAAAATCCTTTAATTTAGATTGCTTTTGAAAAAGCTTTACATTTTTTCCTGTGAACACAACTGTATCCATCAGAAGTCTATCGGTAAACTGATCGATTTCGAAATTCGAAAATACCAGTAAgagctttttttcatttcggtGATGAAATCCCTCTACGCGATGCATATTTGTGTCGGCAGAAGAACCCTTATTTCTAATAGTGTATGTGACCAATCTTTTATTTAACGATGTAGCTATGGCTTTATACCCCAGTTTCGGACTTCGAAAAAATGAtttgtacaatacatgtacatgtacatgtacttacaagcGTGGATTGATTGGATTGGTTTACTAACCTCTCGGTGGCAGCCTCTCTAATGGCATGTTTCTGTCTTATTTCAGTTGGCGATTGCATGACCCATGTCGAGGTTGACTACGTGCCTGATTGGACGTTGTACAATACTTACGACCAGTGGTGCCAACAGTGCCGATGCCAGGAGGATGGGTCGGTCAGCTGCAAGTAAGCATCGGCCAAGCAGCCTAACATCTGTGTCCAAGTGAGGAAACAATGTATATGTAGGAAAATACGGACTTGCCATGACACTCAAATAACAATATAGAGGCCCGAATGAGAAATAAATATGTTGGCTTCAGAAGTAGAGTAATTAATGTTTCCTCGTTATCTTTATCGCATATCAAGAACAATCCCCTTTGTCTTGAGAGATGTCACTTCGAGCTCGAGGGATATCAGTGTGACGTCAACATGAAGTCATCAATTACCCCGATACTATAACGAAACTAccaaattgatattgaaattaAATGAACTCAACATTGTCTCCAGTTTTTAGAATCTACATATCCTAGGGAAGAC from Lineus longissimus chromosome 19, tnLinLong1.2, whole genome shotgun sequence harbors:
- the LOC135503265 gene encoding uncharacterized protein LOC135503265, with amino-acid sequence MSLFYIVPVQSKQTMNIQCVLATIFLVGVSLANEDVPEGVLEGVDNPDVPTCTIEQCIKSSPNITCPLVNDADIDKATDFFIECRVGDCMTHVEVDYVPDWTLYNTYDQWCQQCRCQEDGSVSCK